Proteins encoded within one genomic window of Tidjanibacter massiliensis:
- the sufB gene encoding Fe-S cluster assembly protein SufB: MEESNKIIRDIAEQEYKYGFTTDIDTETIPRGLDEEVVRLISRKKEEPEWMTEYRLAAFRHWQTMKLPTWAHLDIPEIDFQDIIYYAAPKPAKGKAGATVDDIDPELKKTFDKLGIPLEEQLALSGMAVDAVMDSVSVKTTFKETLAEKGIVFCSMSEAIRDYPELIRKYLGSVVPYTDNFYAALNAAVFSDGSFCYVPKGVHCPMELSTYFRINAAGTGQFERTLIVADEGAYVSYLEGCTAPRRDENQLHAAVVEIVVMKDAEVKYSTVQNWYPGDREGKGGIYNFVTKRGICRGENARLSWTQVETGSAITWKYPSCILAGDNSTAEFYSVALTNNFQQADTGTKMIHLGRNTRSRIVSKGISAGRSQNSYRGLVQVNPRAENARNFSQCDSLLIGDRCGAHTFPVIDVRNSGAVVEHEATTSKISDDQLFYCNQRGLDMEEAVGLIVNGYAREVLNKLPMEFAVEAQKLLSVSLEGSVG; encoded by the coding sequence ATGGAAGAGAGCAATAAGATAATACGCGATATTGCGGAACAGGAGTACAAGTACGGTTTTACAACCGATATAGATACGGAGACCATTCCGCGCGGACTGGACGAAGAGGTCGTCCGGCTCATATCCCGCAAGAAGGAGGAGCCCGAATGGATGACCGAGTACCGGCTGGCCGCCTTCCGCCATTGGCAGACGATGAAGCTGCCGACCTGGGCCCATCTCGACATTCCGGAGATAGATTTTCAGGATATCATCTATTATGCCGCTCCCAAACCCGCCAAGGGGAAGGCGGGGGCTACCGTGGACGACATCGACCCGGAGCTGAAGAAGACCTTCGACAAACTCGGCATACCGCTCGAAGAGCAGCTCGCGCTGAGCGGGATGGCGGTCGATGCCGTGATGGATTCGGTGTCGGTCAAGACCACTTTCAAGGAGACGCTGGCCGAAAAGGGGATTGTCTTCTGCTCGATGAGCGAAGCCATCCGCGACTATCCGGAGCTGATTCGGAAGTATCTCGGCAGCGTGGTGCCCTATACGGACAACTTTTACGCCGCGCTCAATGCGGCGGTCTTCTCCGACGGTTCGTTCTGTTACGTCCCGAAGGGGGTTCACTGCCCGATGGAGCTGAGTACCTATTTCCGCATCAATGCCGCCGGTACGGGGCAGTTCGAGCGGACGCTCATCGTGGCCGACGAGGGGGCGTACGTCAGCTATCTGGAGGGGTGTACCGCGCCGCGGCGCGATGAGAACCAGTTGCATGCCGCCGTGGTGGAAATCGTGGTGATGAAGGATGCGGAGGTGAAATACTCCACCGTCCAGAACTGGTACCCCGGCGACCGGGAGGGCAAGGGAGGTATCTACAACTTCGTCACCAAGCGCGGGATATGCCGCGGCGAAAATGCCCGACTTTCGTGGACGCAGGTGGAGACCGGTTCGGCCATCACCTGGAAATATCCGAGCTGCATTCTCGCCGGGGACAACAGTACGGCGGAGTTCTACTCGGTGGCGCTCACCAACAACTTCCAGCAGGCCGACACGGGTACCAAAATGATACATCTGGGGCGCAACACCCGGAGCCGCATCGTTTCGAAGGGTATTTCGGCCGGGCGCAGCCAGAACAGCTACCGCGGACTGGTGCAGGTGAATCCCAGGGCGGAGAACGCCCGCAACTTTTCGCAGTGCGATTCGCTGCTGATAGGCGACCGCTGCGGGGCGCACACCTTTCCGGTCATCGACGTGCGGAATTCAGGTGCCGTGGTGGAGCACGAGGCCACGACGTCCAAGATAAGCGACGACCAGCTTTTCTACTGTAACCAGCGGGGGCTGGATATGGAGGAGGCCGTGGGACTCATCGTGAACGGCTATGCCAGGGAGGTGCTCAACAAGCTGCCGATGGAGTTCGCCGTGGAGGCGCAGAAGCTGCTTTCGGTGAGCCTGGAAGGAAGTGTGGGATAG
- a CDS encoding aminotransferase class V-fold PLP-dependent enzyme, protein MLDVEKIREDFPILSRPVYGRPLVYLDSAATAQKPRRVIDCERRLYEEVNANVHRGVHYLSGQMTELFEEARERVRSFIGAASREEIVFTSGATAAVNAVAYSYGELAFGPGDNIVVSEMEHHSNIVPWQLVCGRRGVEMRVLPFDDTGRLMVERLPELLDGRTKLVAVTQASNVLGTMPQLDEVVSAAHAVGAVVLVDGCQGIVHGGVDVGALGCDFYVFSGHKLYAPTGTGVLYGRRELLERMPPFMGGGDMVRKVRFAGTTFADLPLKFEAGTANYVGAVCLGEAMEYLREIGMDGIAEYEHRLAEYAADRLSAVEGLRIYGTTPDKCSILSFNAEGVHAYDMGMILDKLGIAVRTGAHCADPVMEHYGVKGMVRASFAFYNTEREADALVAGVERAVRMLR, encoded by the coding sequence ATGTTGGATGTAGAAAAAATACGGGAGGATTTCCCGATACTGTCGCGGCCGGTTTACGGCCGGCCGCTGGTGTACCTCGACAGTGCGGCTACCGCCCAGAAGCCGCGGCGTGTCATCGATTGCGAACGCAGGCTGTATGAGGAGGTGAATGCCAATGTGCACCGCGGCGTGCATTACCTCTCCGGGCAGATGACCGAACTGTTCGAGGAGGCCCGCGAACGGGTACGCTCTTTTATCGGGGCCGCCTCGCGTGAGGAGATAGTCTTTACTTCGGGGGCGACGGCCGCCGTGAATGCCGTGGCGTACAGCTACGGCGAACTCGCTTTCGGGCCGGGCGACAACATCGTGGTGTCGGAGATGGAACACCACTCCAACATCGTCCCCTGGCAGTTGGTCTGCGGCCGCCGTGGCGTGGAAATGCGTGTGTTGCCTTTCGACGATACGGGACGGCTGATGGTGGAACGACTGCCTGAACTGCTCGACGGTCGGACGAAACTGGTCGCCGTCACGCAGGCATCCAACGTGTTGGGTACCATGCCGCAGCTCGACGAGGTGGTCTCCGCCGCCCATGCCGTCGGGGCCGTCGTGCTGGTGGACGGCTGTCAGGGCATCGTCCACGGCGGGGTGGATGTCGGTGCACTCGGCTGCGACTTCTATGTCTTTTCGGGCCATAAGCTCTATGCTCCGACCGGGACGGGAGTCCTGTACGGTCGGCGCGAACTGCTCGAGCGGATGCCTCCTTTCATGGGCGGCGGCGATATGGTCAGGAAGGTGCGGTTCGCCGGTACCACGTTCGCCGACCTGCCGCTCAAGTTCGAGGCCGGAACGGCCAATTATGTCGGTGCCGTCTGTCTCGGCGAAGCGATGGAATATCTCCGGGAAATCGGCATGGACGGAATCGCGGAGTACGAACATCGCCTGGCGGAGTATGCCGCCGACAGACTGTCCGCCGTGGAGGGGCTGCGTATCTACGGTACGACGCCGGATAAGTGCAGCATCCTTTCATTCAATGCGGAAGGGGTGCATGCTTACGATATGGGAATGATACTCGACAAGCTGGGTATCGCTGTCCGGACGGGGGCACACTGTGCCGACCCGGTCATGGAACATTACGGGGTGAAGGGCATGGTACGTGCCTCGTTTGCCTTTTACAACACCGAGCGGGAGGCCGATGCCCTCGTTGCCGGTGTGGAGCGGGCCGTGCGTATGCTGCGTTAG
- a CDS encoding inorganic phosphate transporter: METIYTVIVVILLVLAILGLVVGVSNDAVNFLNSAIGSKAASRKVIFTIASVGILLGTMTSSGMMEVARSGVFYPEMFTFRDVMMLFLGVMFANVILLDLFNTFGLPTSTTVSLVFGLLGAAVAVTSLKISADPTLTAADMSNYINSGKALVIISGILASVAIAFVVGAFVMFISRLIFTFRYQKMLKRFGALWCGIAFTAIAYFALFKGLQDSGIFSPAFFDTLSAHMFPILLGFFAVSSLVMFLLQLAKINILKVTILAGTFSLALSFAGNDLVNFIGVPIAGLDSYKIALAAGGDDGMMMGKLSEPVVANHLLLLVAGCIMVVTLWTSKKAQSVSETEINLAKQDEGTERFGSTLFSRSIVRGAITVNRWYEDHAPESFQRAINKRFIPLRPKAGSAHFDLIRATVNLTVASILIATATSLKLPLSTTYVTFMVAMGSSLADKAWGRESAVYRITGVVTVIAGWFVTALIAFVIALVVTYALLWGGTWAVIIISLLCVGMFIQSSITHKRRKAKEHKTEEIVTASGNSTQEVMRNLIAEISGVMTKTTEIYSKTIMATLNEDRRTLREMVRESNDLFYNAREKKYALLPTLQKLQDNYIEAGHFYVQVVDYISEMSKALVHITRPCFEHIDNNHKGMSEEQVEDLLKINDKVSEIYARINVMLNDNDYSDTNVVLEMRDELFVTIDDAVKSQLRRIQNKATSTKASMLYLTILNETKTMVLQSRNLLKSQRSFMENQDTSNDLMGNK; the protein is encoded by the coding sequence ATGGAAACTATCTACACCGTCATCGTAGTCATTTTATTGGTTCTGGCAATCCTCGGTCTCGTCGTAGGGGTTTCCAATGACGCAGTCAACTTCCTCAACTCGGCGATAGGCTCCAAAGCCGCCTCCCGCAAAGTCATCTTTACCATCGCTTCGGTCGGCATCCTGCTGGGTACGATGACCTCCAGCGGCATGATGGAGGTGGCCCGCAGCGGCGTGTTCTACCCGGAGATGTTCACCTTCCGCGACGTGATGATGCTCTTTCTCGGGGTGATGTTCGCCAACGTGATACTGCTCGACCTGTTCAACACCTTCGGACTGCCCACCTCCACGACCGTCTCCCTCGTTTTCGGACTGCTCGGCGCCGCGGTGGCGGTCACCTCGCTCAAGATAAGCGCCGACCCGACGCTGACGGCGGCCGACATGTCCAATTACATCAACTCGGGCAAGGCTCTCGTCATCATATCGGGTATCCTGGCCTCCGTGGCCATCGCCTTCGTGGTGGGTGCCTTCGTGATGTTCATCAGCCGTCTCATCTTCACTTTCCGCTACCAGAAGATGCTGAAGCGCTTCGGCGCCCTGTGGTGCGGCATCGCCTTCACCGCCATCGCCTACTTCGCTCTCTTCAAGGGGCTGCAGGATTCCGGGATATTCAGTCCGGCCTTTTTCGATACGCTCTCGGCCCACATGTTCCCCATCCTGCTCGGTTTCTTCGCGGTCAGCTCGCTCGTCATGTTCCTGCTTCAGCTCGCCAAAATCAACATCCTCAAGGTTACGATACTCGCCGGCACCTTCTCGCTGGCGCTCTCCTTCGCGGGCAACGACCTGGTGAACTTCATCGGCGTACCGATAGCCGGCCTCGACTCCTACAAGATAGCCCTTGCGGCCGGAGGCGACGACGGCATGATGATGGGCAAGCTCAGCGAACCGGTAGTGGCCAACCACCTGCTGCTGCTCGTAGCCGGGTGCATCATGGTCGTGACGCTCTGGACATCCAAAAAGGCACAGAGCGTCAGCGAAACGGAAATCAACCTCGCCAAACAGGACGAGGGAACGGAGCGTTTCGGCTCCACCCTCTTCTCCCGTTCCATCGTGCGGGGAGCCATCACCGTCAACAGGTGGTACGAGGACCACGCTCCCGAATCCTTCCAGCGGGCGATAAACAAACGGTTCATTCCGCTGCGCCCCAAAGCCGGAAGCGCCCATTTCGACCTGATACGCGCCACGGTGAACCTCACCGTCGCCTCCATCCTCATCGCCACGGCCACCTCGCTCAAACTCCCCCTCTCGACCACCTACGTCACTTTCATGGTGGCCATGGGTAGTTCGCTCGCCGACAAGGCATGGGGCCGCGAAAGCGCCGTTTACAGAATAACGGGCGTGGTGACGGTCATCGCAGGCTGGTTCGTCACGGCACTCATCGCCTTCGTCATCGCCCTCGTCGTGACCTACGCCCTGCTGTGGGGCGGTACGTGGGCCGTCATCATCATCTCGCTGCTCTGCGTAGGGATGTTCATCCAGAGTTCCATCACCCACAAGCGCCGCAAGGCCAAAGAACATAAAACCGAAGAAATCGTCACCGCTTCGGGCAACAGCACTCAGGAGGTGATGCGCAATCTCATCGCCGAGATAAGCGGTGTCATGACCAAAACGACCGAGATATACAGCAAGACCATCATGGCGACGCTGAACGAAGACCGCAGGACGCTGCGCGAAATGGTGCGCGAATCGAACGACCTCTTCTACAACGCCCGTGAAAAGAAATACGCCCTGCTGCCCACCCTCCAGAAACTTCAGGACAACTACATCGAAGCGGGCCACTTCTACGTACAGGTCGTGGACTACATCAGCGAGATGTCCAAGGCGCTAGTGCACATCACCCGTCCCTGCTTCGAACATATCGACAACAACCACAAGGGGATGAGCGAGGAACAGGTGGAAGACCTCCTCAAAATCAACGACAAGGTATCGGAGATATACGCCCGCATCAACGTCATGCTCAACGACAACGACTACTCCGACACGAACGTGGTGCTGGAGATGCGCGACGAGCTGTTCGTCACGATTGACGATGCGGTGAAGAGCCAGCTCCGCAGGATACAGAACAAGGCCACGAGCACCAAAGCCAGCATGCTCTACCTGACTATCCTGAACGAAACGAAGACCATGGTACTCCAGTCGAGAAACCTTCTCAAGTCGCAGCGTTCGTTCATGGAGAATCAGGACACCTCCAACGACCTCATGGGAAACAAATAA
- a CDS encoding FKBP-type peptidyl-prolyl cis-trans isomerase gives MMRHVLKPLAVAVAACAFCSCARTESENFNEIEDKALDIWVSSNAPDAEPLGDTGMYYEVIEALPDGSATKVDVRGRWVDVEYVIRDLNGDIVYNRNEETARLLGTFTKYTHYIPDRLYIASRQDLSDIPSGIYQAITEIMPGETWRVYIPSRLAFASYGIQTSTGYGGQQALESDVPVILDSLRIVNIVDNPQSEGRQAIEEFVTASRPEGWGKPLNDTVREGLYMDILARPNPGDTVPLNQSANIYYRCGFLDGHLIDSNIDTVLYNRFGTVRSSDVTSPIRVTRMSTDPNNANQMPAKVFYAILPDLCYGDSVRIAVPSEYGYYRQYMYPDKSSSMWSSSATFTFDFTYQYKDYTTEDTDYFFASSTYYMPYSTSSGTTVPVAEIKPYTPLIYEFVVQKPES, from the coding sequence ATGATGAGACATGTTTTGAAACCTTTGGCGGTCGCCGTCGCCGCATGCGCCTTCTGCTCGTGCGCCAGGACCGAGAGCGAGAATTTCAACGAGATAGAGGACAAGGCGCTCGACATCTGGGTGAGCAGCAATGCTCCCGATGCCGAACCGCTCGGAGATACGGGGATGTATTATGAGGTAATCGAGGCCTTGCCGGACGGAAGTGCCACGAAGGTGGACGTCCGGGGCAGGTGGGTGGATGTGGAATATGTCATCCGTGACCTGAACGGCGACATCGTTTACAACCGTAACGAGGAAACGGCCCGGCTTCTCGGAACCTTCACCAAATATACGCATTACATCCCCGACAGGCTCTATATCGCCAGTCGGCAGGACCTGAGCGATATACCTTCGGGCATCTACCAGGCCATCACGGAAATCATGCCCGGAGAGACGTGGCGTGTCTATATCCCTTCGCGTCTGGCTTTCGCATCGTACGGTATTCAGACTTCGACCGGATACGGGGGGCAGCAGGCCCTTGAATCGGACGTGCCGGTCATTCTCGACAGCCTCCGCATCGTCAATATCGTGGATAATCCCCAGTCCGAAGGGCGGCAAGCGATAGAGGAGTTCGTCACCGCATCCCGGCCGGAAGGGTGGGGCAAACCGCTGAACGATACGGTGCGCGAGGGACTGTATATGGATATACTCGCCCGGCCCAATCCCGGTGATACGGTGCCGCTGAACCAGAGCGCCAATATCTACTACAGGTGCGGGTTTCTCGACGGGCATCTGATAGATTCCAATATCGATACCGTATTGTACAACCGGTTCGGTACGGTGCGCAGCAGCGACGTTACGAGTCCGATAAGGGTGACGCGGATGTCCACCGACCCCAACAATGCCAACCAGATGCCGGCGAAGGTGTTCTATGCCATCCTGCCCGACCTCTGTTACGGCGACAGCGTGCGTATCGCCGTCCCGTCGGAGTACGGTTATTACCGTCAGTACATGTATCCGGACAAGAGCAGCTCCATGTGGTCTTCCTCGGCCACGTTCACGTTCGACTTTACGTATCAGTATAAGGACTATACGACGGAGGATACGGACTACTTTTTCGCCTCCTCTACCTATTATATGCCCTATTCCACCTCTTCGGGCACTACTGTACCGGTAGCGGAAATCAAGCCTTATACTCCGTTGATATACGAGTTCGTCGTGCAGAAGCCGGAGTCTTGA
- the tmk gene encoding dTMP kinase, whose translation MPLIVLEGLDGAGKTTQTELLKERLESRGLRYEYLHFPRFDAPVYGGLIARFLRGELGGIDAVDPYLVALLFAGDRADAAAMIRKWLARGKYVLLDRYVNSNIAYQCAKVEGGEAREMLRRWILDLEYGHNAIPRPDVSLFLDVPFRFTERSLTAPRRGADRGYLGGADDIHEASLAFQRRVREIYLGLAEEGELEVVDCRDEKGDMCPPQRVFARITEKMEGIL comes from the coding sequence ATGCCGCTGATAGTTCTCGAAGGGCTCGACGGAGCCGGGAAAACCACACAGACGGAGCTGCTGAAAGAGCGGCTCGAAAGCCGCGGGCTCCGCTACGAATACCTGCACTTTCCGCGTTTCGACGCTCCCGTGTACGGCGGGCTCATCGCCCGTTTCCTGCGCGGGGAACTGGGCGGTATCGATGCTGTGGACCCATACCTCGTCGCCCTCCTTTTCGCGGGCGACCGGGCCGATGCGGCCGCGATGATACGGAAATGGCTCGCCCGGGGAAAATACGTCCTGCTGGACCGGTATGTGAACTCCAACATCGCCTACCAGTGCGCCAAGGTGGAGGGGGGCGAGGCCCGGGAGATGTTGAGACGGTGGATACTCGACTTGGAATACGGGCACAACGCAATTCCGCGTCCGGATGTCTCGCTCTTTCTGGACGTGCCGTTCCGCTTTACCGAGCGCAGCCTCACCGCACCACGCCGCGGCGCGGACCGGGGGTACCTGGGCGGCGCGGACGACATACACGAAGCTTCGCTCGCTTTTCAGCGGCGCGTGCGGGAGATTTATCTCGGCCTGGCCGAAGAGGGCGAACTGGAGGTGGTGGACTGCCGTGACGAGAAGGGGGACATGTGCCCGCCGCAGCGCGTGTTCGCCCGGATAACGGAAAAGATGGAAGGCATCCTGTGA
- a CDS encoding FKBP-type peptidyl-prolyl cis-trans isomerase, whose amino-acid sequence MKGKCWRMCAVAAVAVVLAVSACNKKGEIFEQQMDTIRSWVESRNENGSAYTEIMSGVFRDIVYPEDGRGTPLAERGDSLYLMYEVYKFSTSFSETSTGDLIYTNRPERMPDRVEWNRDTLRIVLGDGKLMKGVEESLAESAPGDLVMVVMTSGNAYGDHTVQQLPPNTPVAWRVNVEKVIENQ is encoded by the coding sequence ATGAAGGGTAAATGCTGGAGAATGTGCGCTGTTGCGGCCGTTGCGGTCGTGCTTGCGGTTTCGGCGTGCAACAAGAAGGGCGAGATATTCGAGCAGCAGATGGATACCATCCGTTCGTGGGTGGAGAGCAGGAATGAAAACGGTAGTGCCTATACCGAAATCATGTCGGGGGTGTTCCGCGACATCGTCTATCCGGAGGATGGCCGGGGAACTCCGCTCGCGGAGCGAGGCGACAGTCTCTATCTGATGTATGAGGTATATAAGTTTTCGACCTCTTTTTCCGAGACGAGTACCGGAGACCTCATCTATACCAACAGGCCGGAGCGGATGCCCGACCGGGTGGAGTGGAACCGCGATACGCTGCGGATAGTGCTGGGTGACGGAAAGCTGATGAAGGGCGTGGAGGAGTCGTTGGCGGAGAGTGCGCCGGGCGACCTCGTCATGGTGGTAATGACCTCCGGTAATGCCTATGGCGACCATACGGTGCAGCAGCTTCCGCCCAACACGCCCGTAGCCTGGCGGGTGAATGTGGAAAAAGTGATTGAGAACCAATGA
- a CDS encoding SufD family Fe-S cluster assembly protein produces MRKASELTGICGGAAVEVRDGICTRPFGVLPSGIEAGAGSAGDAAGVTVHIPDGLQAAEPLCLSFGGRGSCRVEVVAGKDSAAELLFLLSDGASVVRNTVVQEGASLRMREVVLLAAEGSVSGSVRLEAGARSETVTVAFGSGKTALRYAAQLAGPAAEALHAGLFMAADGERKELDVRVEHLVPDCHSDVLMKGVASGTGYGSFDGMVYVAQDAQRTEAYQQSRNLLMGDRARIVTSPRLEIYADDVRCSHGATVGQMDDDAVYYMRQRGLSEAEARGLQLTGFVNDVVSRLGEGPLAAAVLAMAEEKIAELQQGV; encoded by the coding sequence ATGAGAAAAGCGTCTGAATTGACCGGTATCTGCGGCGGAGCCGCAGTGGAGGTAAGGGACGGCATCTGTACGCGGCCGTTCGGAGTCCTGCCTTCCGGCATCGAAGCCGGTGCGGGAAGTGCCGGAGATGCGGCAGGCGTGACCGTGCATATTCCCGACGGGTTGCAGGCTGCGGAGCCGCTTTGCCTGTCGTTCGGCGGTCGGGGCAGTTGCCGGGTGGAGGTCGTCGCCGGAAAGGATTCCGCGGCGGAGCTGCTCTTTCTGCTTTCGGACGGCGCTTCCGTGGTGCGGAATACGGTCGTGCAGGAGGGGGCGTCGCTTCGGATGCGGGAGGTAGTGCTTCTTGCTGCGGAGGGGAGCGTTTCGGGTTCCGTGCGGTTGGAAGCCGGTGCACGCAGCGAAACGGTAACGGTGGCGTTCGGTTCCGGAAAGACGGCGCTGCGGTATGCCGCACAGTTGGCCGGTCCTGCGGCAGAGGCGCTGCATGCCGGCCTTTTCATGGCGGCGGACGGCGAACGCAAGGAACTGGACGTGCGGGTGGAACATCTTGTGCCCGATTGCCACAGCGACGTGCTGATGAAGGGCGTCGCTTCCGGAACGGGGTACGGTTCGTTCGACGGTATGGTCTATGTGGCGCAGGATGCGCAGCGGACGGAGGCTTATCAGCAGAGCCGCAACCTGCTCATGGGCGACCGGGCGCGGATAGTCACTTCGCCCCGGCTTGAAATATATGCCGACGACGTCCGGTGCAGCCACGGGGCGACGGTGGGACAGATGGACGACGATGCGGTCTATTACATGCGCCAGCGGGGGCTGAGCGAAGCCGAAGCCCGCGGCCTGCAATTGACCGGGTTCGTGAACGACGTCGTCTCCCGGTTGGGCGAGGGGCCGCTGGCGGCAGCGGTGCTGGCGATGGCCGAGGAGAAAATCGCCGAACTCCAGCAGGGTGTCTGA
- a CDS encoding DoxX family protein — translation MEKKEWFRTAAHVCRIVLGAVFLFSGLAKGIDPWGSALKVEEYLDAFGLGGLSAVAAPLAVVQCVAESAVGLMLLCGTGLRLASLFALLFMAFFTLLTLVIAVWNPLDDCGCFGNALKLSNWMTFAKNVVLLPVAAVVWRDAKRRRGFAFTRREAVRSTIFLLLPLALCLYAWYCLPPVDTSVYRKGTDLRRDVLCTSCMERSVVLVYEDLQTGGLQEFSLSDTTWYDTARWRYVDTRTPYDELPEKAKEYDFSLWLDGADRAGDMVYAAGRSYLVLVRDESDISGRCRERIRTFAAKAAAGGARVICAVGTETPGDAPAGADLGAGAVYGMDRRLMAQMLRADAGAVEITDGVITDRRPCRTMEKMLE, via the coding sequence ATGGAGAAGAAGGAATGGTTCAGGACAGCGGCGCATGTATGCCGCATTGTACTCGGTGCGGTATTCCTCTTTTCGGGTCTTGCGAAAGGGATAGACCCCTGGGGTTCGGCACTCAAGGTGGAGGAGTATCTCGATGCGTTCGGTCTCGGCGGCCTTTCGGCGGTCGCTGCTCCTCTCGCCGTGGTGCAGTGCGTGGCGGAGTCCGCCGTAGGACTCATGCTCCTGTGCGGTACGGGACTTCGGCTGGCCAGTCTTTTCGCCCTGCTCTTCATGGCATTCTTCACCCTGCTGACCCTCGTGATAGCCGTGTGGAATCCGTTGGATGACTGCGGCTGTTTCGGGAATGCGCTCAAGTTGAGCAATTGGATGACCTTCGCCAAGAACGTCGTACTGCTGCCCGTGGCGGCGGTGGTGTGGCGCGATGCGAAGAGGCGCCGCGGGTTCGCCTTTACTCGGCGCGAGGCGGTCCGGAGCACGATATTCCTCCTTTTACCGCTCGCACTCTGCCTGTATGCGTGGTACTGCCTGCCGCCGGTGGATACGTCGGTTTACCGTAAGGGAACCGACCTGCGCCGGGACGTTCTCTGCACGAGCTGCATGGAGCGCTCGGTGGTGCTTGTGTACGAAGATTTGCAGACGGGCGGGCTGCAGGAGTTCTCCCTGTCGGATACCACCTGGTACGATACCGCGCGGTGGCGGTATGTCGATACGCGTACTCCGTATGACGAGTTGCCGGAAAAGGCGAAGGAATATGATTTCTCCCTTTGGCTGGACGGTGCGGACCGGGCCGGGGATATGGTCTATGCTGCGGGAAGGAGTTACCTCGTGCTCGTGCGGGATGAATCGGATATCTCCGGGCGCTGCCGCGAACGTATCCGGACATTTGCTGCGAAGGCTGCGGCTGGCGGAGCCCGTGTGATTTGTGCCGTGGGTACGGAGACTCCGGGGGATGCTCCTGCCGGAGCGGATTTGGGTGCCGGAGCGGTATATGGCATGGACCGTCGGCTGATGGCGCAGATGCTGCGGGCGGATGCGGGCGCGGTAGAGATAACGGACGGGGTGATAACCGACAGACGGCCGTGCCGGACGATGGAGAAGATGTTGGAATGA
- the sufC gene encoding Fe-S cluster assembly ATPase SufC, whose protein sequence is MLTVRGLHASIEGKEILRGIDFTVNAGEVHAIMGPNGSGKSTFASVIAGSPRFEVTAGTAEYDGKNLLEMNIEERARAGIFLGFQYPVEIPGVSMANFMKLAVARRREYLGLPPLSSGEFLKLMREKGKVVELDSKLTGRAVNEGFSGGEKKKNEIFQMAMLEPELAILDETDSGLDIDALRIVAQGVNKLRTPQNATVVITHYQRLLDYIVPDFVHVLYKGQIILSGDRELALKLEREGYDWLINRYK, encoded by the coding sequence ATATTGACGGTTAGAGGCCTCCATGCCTCGATAGAGGGCAAGGAGATACTGCGCGGCATCGACTTCACGGTGAATGCCGGCGAAGTACACGCCATCATGGGACCGAACGGTTCCGGCAAGAGCACGTTCGCTTCGGTGATAGCCGGCAGCCCGCGTTTCGAAGTGACGGCCGGTACGGCGGAGTATGACGGAAAGAACCTGTTGGAGATGAATATCGAGGAGCGTGCCCGTGCGGGGATATTCCTCGGGTTCCAGTACCCGGTGGAGATACCGGGGGTGAGCATGGCTAACTTCATGAAGCTCGCCGTGGCCCGCCGCCGCGAGTACCTCGGCCTGCCGCCGCTCTCTTCGGGCGAGTTCCTGAAACTGATGCGCGAGAAGGGAAAGGTGGTGGAACTCGACAGCAAGCTGACGGGCCGTGCCGTGAACGAAGGCTTCTCGGGCGGCGAAAAGAAGAAGAACGAAATCTTCCAGATGGCCATGCTGGAGCCGGAACTCGCCATACTGGACGAGACGGACAGCGGGCTCGACATCGACGCGCTCCGCATCGTGGCGCAGGGGGTGAACAAGCTGCGCACGCCCCAGAACGCCACCGTCGTGATAACGCACTACCAACGGCTGCTCGATTACATCGTGCCCGATTTCGTGCATGTGCTCTATAAAGGCCAGATTATCCTGTCGGGCGACAGGGAGCTCGCCCTGAAGCTGGAGCGCGAGGGGTACGACTGGTTGATAAACCGATATAAATGA